One segment of Radiobacillus kanasensis DNA contains the following:
- a CDS encoding prolyl oligopeptidase family serine peptidase encodes MIVVFKERWQDIPVLTVVESAKKNEALPVLTYFHGYTSAKEHNLPIAYLLAEKGYRVVLPDSLHHGEREDGIPHAERELQFFHIVEQNLKDLSTIKRELDANHLIKEERFGVAGTSMGGITTAAALTQFPWIKVAAILMGSPKIAEYAQQIVNEVKKSMRNFPMSDEQVDEVLQSLQSIDLSKQMDKLMGRPLFFWHGDKDPVVPFDHSYSFYEEVTKQYKNPENIRFLREVGRGHKVSRFATLETVKWLEFQL; translated from the coding sequence ATGATTGTGGTATTTAAAGAGCGTTGGCAAGACATACCGGTATTGACGGTAGTGGAATCAGCAAAGAAAAATGAAGCTTTGCCTGTACTAACGTATTTTCACGGATACACAAGTGCAAAGGAACACAACTTACCGATTGCTTATTTGTTAGCAGAAAAAGGGTACAGAGTAGTGCTTCCGGATAGTTTACATCACGGTGAAAGAGAAGATGGCATTCCTCATGCGGAAAGGGAACTGCAATTCTTTCATATTGTGGAACAAAATTTAAAGGACTTATCTACAATAAAAAGGGAGTTAGATGCTAACCATTTGATAAAAGAAGAGCGTTTTGGGGTTGCTGGTACGAGCATGGGTGGGATCACAACAGCAGCAGCGCTTACCCAATTTCCATGGATCAAAGTAGCTGCAATATTAATGGGCTCCCCCAAAATTGCAGAATATGCTCAACAGATTGTCAATGAAGTGAAGAAATCCATGCGCAATTTTCCGATGTCGGATGAGCAAGTTGATGAGGTTCTTCAATCGCTTCAGAGCATTGACTTATCCAAGCAAATGGATAAGCTGATGGGAAGACCGTTATTTTTCTGGCATGGAGATAAGGATCCGGTAGTTCCGTTCGATCATTCGTACAGCTTTTATGAGGAAGTAACGAAACAGTATAAAAATCCAGAAAACATTCGTTTCCTTCGTGAAGTAGGAAGAGGACATAAAGTAAGTAGGTTTGCTACATTGGAAACAGTGAAATGGCTAGAATTCCAACTCTAG
- a CDS encoding metal-sulfur cluster assembly factor — MDEALQENLMGALENVIDPELGIDIVNLGLVYGVDLDEDGTAIVTMTLTAMGCPLAGHIEQDVKRVLEDIPEVKDTEVKIVWSPPWSKDRMSRYAKIALGIPD, encoded by the coding sequence ATGGATGAAGCTTTACAAGAAAACCTGATGGGTGCACTAGAGAATGTGATTGACCCTGAGCTTGGTATAGATATCGTAAACCTTGGTCTTGTTTACGGAGTAGATTTAGACGAGGATGGAACGGCTATCGTCACGATGACGTTAACAGCTATGGGGTGTCCATTGGCTGGTCACATTGAACAAGATGTGAAACGAGTATTAGAAGATATTCCAGAAGTAAAAGATACAGAAGTAAAAATCGTGTGGAGTCCACCATGGTCAAAAGATCGAATGTCTCGCTATGCGAAAATTGCACTAGGAATTCCAGATTGA
- a CDS encoding spore germination protein, whose translation MGDVQVNIGNLKVFHISGTSSLIIGKSTLSDMNSESKTNNGIGSAYGDGSNINMSSRKSAIYDQDQLDSFHEEVPPARLWGQVKEE comes from the coding sequence TTGGGAGATGTTCAAGTCAACATCGGAAACCTAAAAGTCTTTCATATATCCGGAACTTCTTCTTTAATTATTGGGAAAAGCACACTATCTGATATGAATAGTGAATCGAAAACCAATAATGGGATTGGCAGTGCTTATGGGGACGGATCTAATATTAATATGAGCTCACGAAAATCCGCTATATATGACCAGGATCAACTTGACAGTTTTCATGAAGAGGTGCCACCTGCCAGATTGTGGGGGCAGGTAAAAGAAGAATGA
- a CDS encoding spore germination protein, protein MSFGVDPIGVNIIGGIKVNALENTASIGIGENQYMSLNSQVKNNLNAGEVYGDFDYNYFQIIGSSVFDPDGADTVMPVNTPSLGLED, encoded by the coding sequence ATGAGCTTTGGAGTGGATCCAATTGGGGTCAACATAATTGGAGGAATAAAAGTTAATGCATTAGAGAACACCGCATCGATAGGAATTGGAGAAAATCAGTATATGTCTTTAAATAGTCAGGTAAAAAACAACCTAAATGCTGGCGAGGTATATGGGGACTTCGATTATAACTATTTCCAAATCATTGGTTCCTCTGTATTTGATCCAGATGGAGCGGACACGGTTATGCCAGTAAATACCCCTTCCCTTGGTCTTGAAGACTAA
- a CDS encoding Hsp20/alpha crystallin family protein yields the protein MISGKNSQETVETKEDIQVRTPRIDVYESDTDYYIRMSLPGVQKENLHVKLLNDQDLEIKGNVYSSHPDHINQLVAQEIFEGPFYRLIRFPTYIRKNSISFDYKAGILQLSIKKGVSE from the coding sequence ATGATATCGGGAAAAAACAGCCAAGAAACAGTAGAAACAAAAGAGGATATCCAGGTTCGAACACCAAGAATTGACGTATATGAGTCTGATACGGACTATTATATAAGGATGAGCTTGCCTGGTGTTCAAAAAGAGAATCTACATGTAAAGCTTCTTAATGATCAAGATCTCGAAATAAAAGGAAATGTTTATTCCTCTCATCCAGATCACATCAATCAATTAGTGGCCCAAGAGATATTTGAAGGTCCCTTTTATCGACTGATTCGGTTTCCAACTTATATAAGGAAGAATAGTATTTCTTTTGACTACAAAGCGGGCATATTGCAACTTTCTATAAAAAAGGGTGTAAGTGAATGA
- a CDS encoding undecaprenyl-diphosphate phosphatase, which produces MDTFVSMWVVFKYIFLGLFQGFTEPIPISSSGHLVLLQHVMGMDLEGLSFEVLVNFGSLIAVLIIYRQDIMRLLQNGVGYVFTQKKEGKSDFQFIFYLVIATIPAGVIGILFEDQIAETFSAPEMIGITLIITGIALWIIRNIKGHKGEANITVKEAIIIGLAQAVALIPGISRSGSTIVAAMLLGLKQDTALRFSFLLYIPVSLGTLLLSIEDIINDPNIDVLWIPYVLAFLASVIATYFSLKWFMNIMAKGNLKYFTYYCIVVGIIAIILL; this is translated from the coding sequence ATGGATACTTTTGTAAGTATGTGGGTTGTATTTAAGTACATATTTTTAGGCTTGTTCCAAGGGTTTACAGAGCCTATTCCAATATCGTCTAGTGGACACCTTGTCCTTTTGCAACATGTAATGGGGATGGACTTAGAGGGACTATCCTTTGAAGTACTCGTTAACTTCGGTTCTTTAATTGCTGTCCTAATCATATATCGACAGGATATTATGAGACTCTTACAAAATGGTGTTGGCTATGTTTTCACTCAGAAAAAAGAAGGGAAATCAGATTTCCAGTTTATTTTTTATTTAGTCATTGCTACGATACCTGCAGGGGTCATTGGAATACTATTCGAAGACCAAATCGCAGAAACCTTTAGTGCGCCAGAAATGATTGGGATTACGCTCATTATCACAGGGATTGCCCTTTGGATTATACGGAACATCAAAGGACATAAAGGAGAAGCAAACATTACGGTGAAAGAGGCCATAATCATTGGACTTGCTCAAGCCGTGGCTTTAATTCCGGGGATTAGCCGATCTGGCTCTACAATCGTAGCAGCTATGCTACTCGGTCTAAAGCAAGATACAGCATTACGCTTTTCTTTCCTATTATATATTCCAGTCAGCTTAGGTACATTGTTACTATCGATTGAAGACATCATAAATGATCCAAATATTGATGTGTTATGGATCCCGTATGTATTAGCCTTTCTTGCATCGGTAATCGCAACCTACTTCTCCTTGAAGTGGTTTATGAACATCATGGCCAAAGGTAATCTAAAATATTTCACCTATTATTGTATTGTGGTAGGGATCATTGCGATTATTTTATTATAA
- a CDS encoding DUF2929 family protein, whose translation MRVIVAAIWAFLLSALVTYVLSNMAGEPFELSSVLVLTVLFLVAVIGLGEGALREKSE comes from the coding sequence GTGCGAGTAATAGTTGCAGCAATATGGGCTTTCCTATTAAGTGCTCTAGTTACATATGTTTTATCTAATATGGCTGGAGAGCCATTCGAGCTTAGCTCCGTTCTAGTTCTAACCGTTCTTTTCCTAGTAGCTGTTATCGGATTAGGTGAAGGAGCATTAAGAGAGAAGTCAGAATAA
- a CDS encoding BMP family ABC transporter substrate-binding protein translates to MRILRKLASVFIICLIVALLSSCNVNSQQQNINKVGMLVEGSINDQSWGSKGYKGLLEIKEQFDVDVYFKEGVTTQQQVNHAIEEFANQGVNLVFGHSSIYGKMFKDIANEYPDVHFVYFNGGYSDDNLTSLNFSSHAMGFFGGMVAGKMTKTNQVGIIAAHEWQPEIEGFFEGVNYQNPNAEVKMEFVNGWDNTERALDLFKSLKEENVDVYYPAGDSFSAPVINRVREAGLYAIGFVTDQSNLGENTVLTSTVQYANRLYVQAAEDFNVGELQGGIFTFDFQDGVVEMGDFSPKVPGEFVADLERHIDNYKEDGLLPNER, encoded by the coding sequence GTGCGCATATTGAGAAAATTAGCTTCTGTATTCATAATCTGTCTCATTGTTGCTCTACTTTCTAGTTGTAATGTGAATTCACAGCAGCAAAACATTAACAAAGTAGGAATGCTAGTTGAAGGCTCCATTAATGATCAATCCTGGGGAAGTAAAGGGTACAAGGGATTGTTAGAAATAAAAGAACAATTCGATGTTGACGTTTATTTTAAAGAAGGGGTTACGACCCAGCAACAAGTAAACCATGCTATCGAAGAGTTTGCGAACCAAGGGGTTAACCTTGTGTTTGGACATAGTAGTATTTATGGAAAGATGTTTAAAGATATCGCAAATGAGTATCCGGATGTTCATTTTGTTTATTTTAATGGAGGATACAGCGATGACAATCTAACCAGTCTTAATTTTAGTTCCCACGCGATGGGCTTCTTTGGTGGAATGGTCGCAGGGAAAATGACGAAAACGAACCAAGTGGGTATTATCGCAGCACATGAATGGCAACCAGAAATTGAGGGTTTTTTTGAAGGGGTTAATTATCAAAATCCAAATGCAGAAGTGAAGATGGAGTTTGTAAATGGTTGGGACAACACAGAACGTGCTTTAGACTTATTTAAATCTTTAAAAGAAGAAAATGTAGATGTGTATTACCCAGCTGGAGACTCTTTTAGCGCACCTGTCATTAATCGAGTACGTGAGGCAGGACTTTATGCGATTGGATTTGTTACCGATCAATCGAATTTGGGAGAGAACACCGTTTTAACAAGTACGGTGCAATATGCGAATCGTTTATATGTACAAGCCGCAGAAGACTTTAATGTAGGCGAGTTGCAAGGTGGAATATTTACCTTTGATTTCCAAGATGGAGTGGTGGAAATGGGGGACTTCAGTCCAAAGGTTCCGGGTGAATTTGTAGCTGATCTTGAGAGACATATTGATAACTATAAGGAAGATGGCTTATTGCCAAACGAAAGATAA
- a CDS encoding beta-ketoacyl-ACP synthase III, which translates to MNAGVLGTGHYVPEKIVTNADLEKIVDTSDEWIRTRTGIEERRIAEDDMDTSDMAYLAAVRALEDAKITAEDLDLILVATVTPDTPFPSVSCMIQDRLGAKKAAAMDLSAACSGFMYGMITAQQFIENNAYKHILIIGVEKLSKITDWTDRNTCVLFGDGAGAAVIGPVREGKGILSFELGADGGGGKYLYQDKEYLSMNGREVFKFAVRQMPESSVNVVEKIGLKKEDVDYLIPHQANIRIMDAARERLGISVDKMATSVRKYGNTSAASIAIALSEDAKNGKIKEDDLVVLVGFGGGLTWGAVALRWGV; encoded by the coding sequence ATGAATGCAGGTGTTTTAGGGACTGGACATTATGTGCCAGAAAAAATAGTAACAAATGCAGATTTAGAAAAAATTGTTGACACGAGCGATGAATGGATCCGTACTAGAACAGGGATTGAAGAAAGAAGAATCGCAGAGGATGACATGGATACATCCGACATGGCATACTTGGCAGCGGTTCGTGCTTTAGAAGATGCAAAGATTACGGCAGAAGATTTAGACCTAATTTTAGTTGCAACCGTAACACCTGACACACCGTTTCCTTCTGTCTCTTGTATGATTCAGGACCGTTTAGGGGCTAAAAAGGCAGCTGCGATGGATCTTAGTGCAGCCTGCTCAGGCTTTATGTACGGAATGATAACCGCACAGCAATTCATTGAAAATAATGCCTATAAACATATATTAATTATAGGAGTAGAGAAACTGTCCAAAATTACGGACTGGACAGACCGCAATACGTGTGTATTATTTGGTGATGGCGCTGGAGCTGCCGTAATCGGACCTGTAAGGGAAGGGAAGGGGATACTATCCTTTGAACTCGGAGCAGACGGGGGCGGAGGAAAGTATTTATACCAAGACAAAGAATACCTTAGTATGAATGGTCGTGAGGTATTTAAATTTGCGGTACGTCAGATGCCAGAATCCAGCGTAAATGTCGTAGAAAAAATCGGATTAAAAAAAGAAGATGTGGACTATTTGATTCCTCATCAAGCTAATATTCGAATTATGGATGCAGCTAGAGAGAGACTAGGAATCTCAGTAGATAAAATGGCTACTTCTGTTCGTAAGTATGGAAATACATCCGCAGCATCTATTGCAATTGCTTTGTCCGAAGATGCAAAAAACGGTAAAATAAAGGAAGATGATTTAGTCGTTTTAGTTGGATTTGGTGGCGGACTAACGTGGGGTGCTGTAGCGCTTCGCTGGGGCGTTTAA
- the fabF gene encoding beta-ketoacyl-ACP synthase II — MEKRRVVITGLGAVTPVGNDVQTMWSNIQAGKSGIDFVTKVNKDDFPAKVAGELKDFDATNYMEKKEAKRMDLFTQYAVAAAKMAVEDAKLDINDEIAPRVGVWIGSGIGGMSTYEEQFHNFLSKGYRRVSPFFVPMLIPDMAAGQVSIQLGAKGINSCTVTACASGTNSIGDAYKVIERGDADYMITGGAEAPLTNMSFAGFSTAKALSFNEDPNTASRPFDKNRNGFVMGEGAGIIILESLESALERGATIYGEIVGYGSSGDAHHITSPAPEGEGASRAMKQAIEDAEIQPSDIGYINAHGTSTELNDSFETNAVKTVFGEHAYQLAVSSTKSMTGHLLGAAGAVEAIISLKALQDSVLPPTINYETPDPDCDLDYVPNEARKQEFQYALSNSLGFGGHNATIIFKKYAG; from the coding sequence TTGGAAAAAAGACGTGTAGTAATAACAGGACTAGGAGCAGTTACGCCAGTAGGTAATGATGTACAAACGATGTGGAGTAACATTCAGGCAGGAAAATCAGGGATTGATTTTGTAACAAAAGTAAACAAAGATGATTTTCCGGCAAAGGTAGCAGGAGAGCTTAAAGACTTTGATGCTACCAATTATATGGAGAAAAAAGAAGCGAAGAGAATGGACTTGTTCACTCAGTATGCTGTAGCTGCTGCTAAAATGGCTGTAGAAGATGCTAAACTGGATATCAACGACGAGATAGCTCCACGCGTTGGGGTTTGGATTGGATCAGGGATTGGTGGAATGTCGACCTATGAAGAGCAATTCCATAACTTCCTGTCAAAAGGTTATCGTCGTGTAAGTCCATTTTTCGTTCCTATGCTTATACCTGATATGGCAGCAGGTCAGGTCTCGATTCAATTAGGAGCTAAAGGGATTAATTCTTGTACGGTAACAGCATGTGCATCAGGAACGAACTCTATTGGAGATGCGTATAAAGTGATCGAGCGTGGAGACGCGGACTACATGATTACAGGTGGAGCAGAAGCACCACTTACCAATATGTCCTTCGCTGGTTTCTCAACAGCAAAAGCTCTATCCTTTAATGAAGACCCAAATACAGCAAGTCGTCCGTTCGATAAAAACCGCAACGGATTTGTGATGGGTGAAGGTGCTGGTATTATTATTCTAGAAAGTTTAGAATCCGCTTTAGAGCGTGGTGCAACGATTTATGGTGAAATCGTCGGGTACGGTTCATCTGGAGACGCGCATCACATCACAAGCCCTGCACCAGAAGGAGAAGGGGCAAGTCGTGCAATGAAACAAGCAATTGAAGATGCAGAGATTCAACCATCTGATATTGGTTATATAAACGCTCACGGTACAAGCACAGAATTAAACGATTCATTTGAAACGAATGCAGTGAAAACGGTTTTTGGGGAGCATGCTTACCAGTTAGCGGTTTCCTCCACTAAGTCGATGACGGGGCACTTATTAGGGGCTGCAGGTGCTGTAGAAGCCATCATATCATTGAAAGCTTTACAAGACAGTGTTTTGCCTCCAACCATTAATTATGAAACACCGGATCCAGACTGTGATCTAGATTATGTTCCAAATGAAGCAAGAAAACAAGAATTCCAATATGCATTAAGCAATTCACTTGGCTTCGGTGGGCACAACGCAACGATTATTTTCAAAAAGTATGCTGGATAA